Proteins encoded in a region of the Paenibacillus pedocola genome:
- a CDS encoding spore germination protein, whose protein sequence is MLGRWFKKVFSQPKQQSQDIEKSKKQQDAQSINPSLPRTLLLLKDQFGQSPDFTVRSLSGHPAEPSGMAVCYFAGLIDRKLLTNLIEGLIHEDSDNNQNQTNPSQMASRLLEKLPSGHMQIIRNEDQLFTEILSGSAVIIINNCPFALAVMISGGARRSVEEPSSQTVVRGPKEGFTEDITTNIALVRRKIRSPKLKFETHDIGQLTHTTVVLAYIEDVANTDVVKEINLRLQSIDTDSILESGYIEEFIQDTPLSPFPMIIDTERPDTVAGSLLDGQVAVLVDGTPFALIAPVTFFNFFQTPEDYYQRYDISTFLRCLRLVAFLVSLLLPSLYIALTTFQQEMIPTTLLISLTAQREGTPFPALVEALLMEITFEVIREAGVRMPRVIGPAISIVGALVIGQAAVEAGLVSGAIVIVVSFTAISNFAIPYFSMSSAIRLLRFVLMFLAGFLGLFGILAGLIPLLAHLLSLKSFGVDYFMPFGPFFKSNMKDLVLRAPWWAMKTRPHEKSGKNRMRQAPYQYPKGTSNRLDDMKESEQ, encoded by the coding sequence ATGCTTGGCCGGTGGTTCAAAAAGGTTTTTTCACAGCCAAAACAGCAGAGTCAGGACATCGAAAAATCCAAGAAACAGCAGGATGCTCAGTCTATTAATCCCTCTTTACCTCGCACCCTTCTCTTACTTAAGGATCAATTCGGCCAAAGTCCTGACTTTACCGTCCGTTCCCTGTCCGGGCATCCGGCGGAGCCTTCCGGAATGGCGGTCTGTTATTTCGCAGGATTAATTGATCGGAAATTATTGACAAACTTGATCGAAGGTTTAATCCATGAAGATTCTGACAACAATCAAAACCAAACTAACCCTAGTCAGATGGCTTCCCGTTTACTCGAAAAGCTGCCATCCGGGCATATGCAGATAATCCGTAATGAAGATCAGCTTTTTACCGAAATCCTTTCCGGCAGCGCAGTGATTATTATTAATAACTGTCCGTTTGCACTAGCCGTTATGATCTCTGGGGGGGCCAGACGCAGCGTGGAAGAACCCTCATCCCAAACTGTAGTCAGGGGCCCAAAAGAAGGATTCACCGAAGATATTACAACTAACATTGCATTAGTCCGGAGAAAAATCAGATCACCTAAGCTTAAATTTGAAACTCATGATATCGGCCAGCTAACTCATACCACAGTAGTTTTAGCCTATATTGAGGATGTTGCTAACACTGATGTAGTGAAGGAAATTAATTTAAGACTGCAGTCTATTGATACCGACAGCATTCTTGAAAGCGGCTATATTGAAGAATTTATCCAAGATACCCCCTTGTCTCCCTTTCCTATGATCATTGACACCGAACGGCCTGACACCGTCGCCGGAAGTCTCTTGGATGGCCAGGTTGCAGTGCTCGTGGATGGTACACCTTTTGCTCTGATTGCGCCAGTCACCTTTTTTAACTTTTTCCAAACGCCCGAGGACTACTATCAGCGGTACGATATTTCAACCTTTCTGCGTTGTCTGCGGTTAGTGGCTTTCCTCGTTTCTTTGCTCCTTCCCTCTTTATATATTGCCCTGACTACATTCCAGCAAGAAATGATTCCTACTACGCTCCTGATCTCACTTACAGCACAAAGAGAAGGAACTCCTTTTCCCGCGTTGGTAGAAGCACTCCTAATGGAAATCACCTTTGAAGTGATTCGTGAAGCCGGGGTAAGAATGCCTCGGGTCATTGGCCCGGCTATATCGATTGTAGGTGCCCTGGTTATCGGACAAGCAGCCGTCGAGGCAGGACTTGTCTCTGGCGCGATTGTTATAGTGGTCTCTTTTACTGCGATCTCAAATTTTGCAATTCCTTATTTCAGTATGTCCTCTGCTATTCGGCTTCTTCGCTTTGTCCTTATGTTTCTGGCTGGTTTTCTTGGATTATTCGGTATCTTGGCCGGATTGATCCCTCTTTTAGCACATTTGCTCTCACTGAAATCCTTTGGTGTTGATTATTTTATGCCCTTTGGACCCTTTTTCAAATCAAATATGAAGGATTTAGTCTTGCGGGCTCCATGGTGGGCAATGAAAACCAGACCTCATGAAAAATCCGGCAAAAACAGAATGAGACAAGCCCCTTACCAGTATCCAAAAGGGACAAGCAATAGACTGGACGATATGAAAGAGTCAGAACAATAA
- a CDS encoding YheC/YheD family endospore coat-associated protein, whose product MPEPVLGILTLYLNEAKQLEERSVYRRMIIEGKKIGLDVFVFTPADVNAGKEQIHAMVYDPASGKWSRKWRSFPNMIYDRCRIQRSSRFEQLLRFRSRYNHLTFLNRPLRNKWTIHQTFSQKSRFRQHMPETLFYQSSADLQRMLKISPVVYVKPINGTGGRGILRIERLKEGKSLYDIQGRRQNRQIISPRKVTLPRLESIVRQWCLGGRFLVQQGIPLRLPGGRFHDYRMLVQKNGQGEWELTGMAGRVGAARSVTSNLHGGGHAVRAEILLKEWLGSEEKATKAMKTAEKLGIEAASFLEESFGALCELALDLAIDRQGRIFVLEVNPKPAREVFARTGDSGTYRKALVRPLEYAMWVYKNKNTPSSVKTVEE is encoded by the coding sequence GTGCCAGAACCCGTCTTAGGCATCCTCACCCTGTATCTGAACGAAGCCAAACAGCTTGAAGAGCGGAGTGTATACCGGAGGATGATTATTGAAGGCAAAAAGATCGGCCTGGATGTGTTTGTGTTTACCCCTGCCGATGTCAATGCCGGCAAAGAACAGATTCACGCCATGGTCTACGATCCGGCAAGCGGTAAATGGTCGCGCAAATGGCGCTCCTTCCCCAATATGATCTATGACCGCTGCCGGATTCAGCGCAGCTCCCGCTTCGAGCAGCTCCTGCGCTTCCGCTCCCGCTATAATCACCTGACCTTTCTGAACCGTCCGCTGCGCAACAAATGGACGATCCACCAGACCTTTTCGCAGAAGAGCCGCTTCCGCCAGCATATGCCCGAGACCCTCTTCTACCAGTCCTCGGCAGATCTGCAGCGGATGCTCAAGATAAGCCCGGTGGTCTATGTGAAGCCCATTAATGGTACGGGCGGACGCGGCATTTTGCGGATCGAACGGCTCAAAGAGGGGAAAAGCCTGTACGACATTCAAGGCCGCCGCCAGAACCGGCAGATTATTTCCCCGCGCAAGGTTACGCTCCCGCGGCTGGAATCCATCGTCCGCCAGTGGTGCCTTGGCGGACGTTTCCTCGTCCAGCAGGGCATTCCGCTGCGTCTGCCCGGCGGACGTTTCCATGACTACCGCATGCTCGTGCAAAAGAACGGCCAGGGCGAATGGGAGCTGACCGGCATGGCCGGCCGGGTAGGCGCTGCCCGCAGTGTCACTTCCAACCTGCACGGCGGCGGCCACGCGGTTCGTGCGGAAATTCTGCTGAAGGAATGGCTGGGCAGCGAAGAGAAAGCTACCAAAGCAATGAAAACCGCCGAAAAGCTTGGCATCGAAGCCGCTTCATTCCTGGAAGAAAGCTTCGGGGCACTCTGCGAGCTGGCACTCGATCTCGCCATTGACCGCCAGGGCCGGATCTTTGTGCTGGAGGTCAACCCCAAGCCGGCCCGAGAGGTGTTTGCACGTACAGGCGACAGCGGTACTTACCGCAAAGCGCTGGTGCGGCCGCTTGAGTATGCGATGTGGGTGTATAAGAACAAGAACACGCCAAGCTCAGTCAAAACAGTTGAGGAATAG
- a CDS encoding N-acetyltransferase → MQISSIYDTSPGQWNSKLAGLLEFLREYGEQRLTLRGCRQLCRLTPDQLAEPGVSLLVATVRGQSGRQLAGVSFVSGYGKEACLVAVHPLYRNRHTGTALLSAQLQRLGRLECQVACDNPASLKMCFNSGLAAVGLTSGPTGKPTLLLRSQIDSSSAATLPQEGDFLCQNPS, encoded by the coding sequence ATGCAGATCTCCTCTATCTATGATACCAGTCCGGGACAATGGAATTCGAAGCTCGCCGGGCTGCTGGAATTCCTGCGGGAATACGGGGAACAGCGGCTAACTCTTCGCGGTTGCCGCCAGCTCTGCAGGCTGACGCCGGACCAGCTGGCTGAACCCGGTGTCTCGCTGCTGGTTGCCACCGTCCGTGGCCAAAGCGGCCGTCAGCTGGCAGGCGTCAGCTTTGTGTCCGGCTACGGCAAGGAAGCCTGCCTGGTCGCCGTTCATCCCTTATACCGTAACCGTCATACCGGAACGGCGCTGCTGTCCGCACAGCTGCAGCGCCTGGGCCGCCTGGAATGCCAGGTGGCCTGTGACAATCCGGCAAGCCTGAAAATGTGCTTCAACAGCGGGCTTGCCGCGGTAGGCCTGACCAGCGGCCCTACCGGCAAGCCCACGCTGCTGCTGCGGTCGCAGATAGACAGCAGCAGCGCGGCAACTCTCCCACAAGAAGGTGATTTCCTGTGCCAGAACCCGTCTTAG
- a CDS encoding YheC/YheD family endospore coat-associated protein yields the protein MNTRSPDPSKPVIAILTTSDRLKQFRGNRSNFRDIIRTGKEMGYLVYVVTVRDLKFEERMVNGFVPSASGKIWYSVPMPLPQVIYNRIPNRDEEEKAPVARKIAECLQHEEIQMYNPNFFNKWSLFEWLKESKVTARHVPKTRRLRGANTLSAMLKIHDSLYLKPENGKAGKGIMRLKYRADISLPYRLQIQSGKKNVTYKAASMDRLWARISREKGISQYIVQQAIGLATHGGRPFDLRVLLQKNGRGAWAVTGIGARLAGARSITTHVPRGGSIEEPASMLEGTFGPERAASILKNVPTTALLIARQIERASGAMLGEMSMDLGVDEEGGLWFFEANSRPMKFDEPAIRKLSLERIFQYSQHLARQSK from the coding sequence GTGAATACCCGCTCTCCTGACCCCAGCAAACCGGTAATTGCCATATTGACAACCAGTGACAGGCTGAAGCAGTTTCGCGGTAACCGCAGTAACTTCCGCGATATCATCCGTACTGGCAAAGAAATGGGCTATCTCGTCTATGTCGTCACCGTCCGCGACCTGAAGTTTGAGGAGCGGATGGTGAACGGCTTCGTCCCTTCCGCCAGCGGGAAAATATGGTACAGCGTCCCTATGCCTCTGCCGCAGGTAATCTACAACCGGATTCCGAACCGTGATGAGGAAGAAAAAGCTCCGGTCGCCCGTAAAATTGCCGAATGCCTGCAGCATGAAGAAATTCAGATGTATAATCCGAACTTCTTCAATAAATGGAGTCTGTTCGAATGGCTGAAGGAATCCAAGGTGACCGCAAGGCATGTGCCCAAAACGAGACGGCTGCGGGGTGCGAATACACTGAGCGCCATGCTGAAAATTCATGACAGCCTCTACCTCAAGCCGGAGAACGGCAAGGCCGGCAAAGGAATTATGCGGTTAAAATACCGCGCAGATATCAGCTTGCCTTACAGGCTGCAGATCCAGAGCGGCAAAAAGAACGTAACCTATAAGGCTGCTTCCATGGACCGCCTGTGGGCGCGGATCAGCAGAGAGAAAGGCATCTCGCAATATATCGTGCAGCAGGCGATCGGGCTGGCCACCCACGGCGGACGCCCCTTTGATCTGCGGGTGCTGCTGCAGAAGAACGGCAGAGGTGCCTGGGCCGTAACCGGCATCGGTGCAAGGCTGGCCGGTGCACGCAGCATTACAACGCATGTGCCGCGCGGCGGCAGTATTGAGGAGCCCGCAAGCATGCTGGAGGGAACCTTCGGCCCGGAGCGGGCAGCATCCATACTGAAGAATGTTCCTACCACTGCCCTCCTGATTGCCCGCCAGATCGAGCGGGCTTCGGGAGCTATGCTCGGCGAGATGTCTATGGATCTCGGCGTTGACGAGGAAGGCGGCCTCTGGTTCTTTGAGGCCAACTCCCGGCCGATGAAATTCGATGAGCCGGCCATCCGTAAGCTTTCACTCGAACGGATCTTCCAATACAGCCAGCATCTGGCCCGGCAGAGCAAATAG
- a CDS encoding YheC/YheD family endospore coat-associated protein — translation MGLTFCNVHFTKQPQRVVYVSGELMKSLKLSGKKNIRLRLGKDAIPAMIKPIKRAGKHLFLASGVKSAIKVPKTGGVYLRNLQNDEVQLGPLVGILSDGPTTSANPFGSRTGFIKQLLREGSNKCYIFAFTPRDIDWGQEQVNGFFLTDSGKFERKVVPLPDVVYNRLPSRRAETSPYINQLRERFGRKKIPYFNWSFFNKSDIYRLLENDGAANRYVPETVSNPSSEKMRDMLDRHHFVYYKPSAGSLGHGIYRLTYLPKKGYFARYRKNGKNVLLRFTSFDSLMRMLRARHGQSLQNYIVQQGIRLIEIDACPIDFRFHMHKNGNNQWVVVGIGAKKAGRGSVTTHLKNGGALLTPQQALGRVFGARADEVLQRAKATAVKLAESLEIQHRHLLGEIGFDLGIDQDEDIWMFEANAKPGRSIFRHPSLRAEGKASIEHILEHCLYLSKFRRRDDL, via the coding sequence ATGGGTCTCACTTTTTGCAATGTGCATTTCACCAAGCAGCCCCAACGAGTTGTCTATGTCTCGGGTGAATTGATGAAAAGCCTAAAATTATCCGGCAAGAAAAATATCCGGCTGCGTCTCGGCAAGGATGCCATCCCGGCCATGATTAAGCCGATCAAACGGGCAGGGAAGCATCTGTTCCTGGCCTCCGGAGTGAAGAGCGCGATCAAGGTGCCCAAAACGGGCGGCGTCTACTTACGCAACCTGCAGAATGATGAGGTGCAGCTGGGTCCACTCGTCGGCATTTTGTCTGACGGGCCAACTACATCGGCGAATCCCTTCGGTTCGCGTACCGGCTTCATCAAGCAGCTGCTGCGGGAAGGCAGCAATAAATGCTATATATTCGCGTTCACACCGCGCGACATCGACTGGGGACAGGAACAGGTCAACGGTTTCTTCCTGACCGACAGCGGCAAGTTTGAACGTAAAGTGGTCCCTCTCCCGGATGTTGTGTATAACCGTCTGCCCAGCCGCCGGGCCGAAACCTCACCATATATCAACCAGCTCCGAGAACGGTTCGGACGGAAGAAAATTCCTTATTTTAACTGGAGCTTCTTCAATAAATCGGATATTTACAGGCTGCTGGAGAACGACGGCGCAGCGAACCGTTATGTCCCTGAAACCGTGAGCAACCCCAGTTCAGAGAAAATGCGCGATATGCTTGACCGCCATCATTTCGTCTATTACAAACCTTCCGCCGGCAGTCTCGGGCACGGAATATACCGGCTTACTTACCTGCCGAAGAAGGGGTATTTCGCCCGTTACCGTAAGAACGGTAAAAATGTGCTGCTGCGCTTTACCAGCTTTGACAGCCTGATGCGCATGCTCCGCGCCAGACATGGCCAAAGCCTGCAAAATTATATCGTCCAGCAGGGTATCCGCCTGATCGAGATCGACGCCTGCCCGATTGATTTCCGTTTCCATATGCATAAGAACGGCAACAACCAGTGGGTCGTTGTCGGCATCGGAGCCAAAAAGGCCGGCCGGGGCAGTGTCACCACCCATCTTAAGAACGGCGGAGCTCTGCTTACTCCCCAGCAGGCGCTGGGCCGCGTATTCGGAGCCAGAGCCGATGAAGTGCTGCAGAGGGCCAAAGCTACCGCCGTCAAGCTTGCAGAATCACTGGAAATTCAGCACCGGCATCTGCTCGGTGAAATCGGCTTTGACCTTGGCATTGACCAGGACGAAGATATCTGGATGTTCGAGGCTAACGCCAAACCGGGACGTTCCATCTTCCGCCATCCTTCCCTGCGCGCTGAGGGCAAAGCTTCCATCGAGCATATTCTGGAGCACTGCCTGTACCTCAGCAAATTCCGCAGGAGGGATGACCTGTGA
- a CDS encoding YheC/YheD family endospore coat-associated protein gives MTDTATGFLGIMTGRRQGYPPIAEPEFCSQLCTAAPLFDLKVLVFHPEGVSTDGQTINGYVWKEGRWQQTLASAPDILYNRCLYSSLQEKKAASAAMAALHRSLPWSRPLPDKWGVYGILHRSRKAAALLPETRPYSGSGALSTMLAEREYGVFLKPMAGSHGKRTLHVLLLSSKAGGGISIRGRGEANESFRHDFRTPGEGLDWVHGFIGKRRYIIQPYLDLTSSDGQPFDVRVLMQKNGRGAWTLTGMAVRLGRQGTLTSNLHGGGTAVPPLPFLLAEYGKSGAELLEELAAAAALLPPLLEESCGRLGELGLDFGIDAGGRIYLLEANSKPGRTVFRLTGDRRAARLATENPLRYARHLLLHSAASRMLATRTAPLQTGE, from the coding sequence ATGACAGACACAGCTACGGGGTTCCTTGGCATTATGACAGGCCGCCGCCAGGGGTATCCTCCCATCGCAGAACCGGAGTTCTGCAGTCAGTTATGCACCGCAGCCCCGCTGTTTGATCTGAAAGTGCTTGTCTTCCACCCGGAAGGTGTCTCTACCGACGGCCAAACTATCAACGGCTATGTCTGGAAGGAGGGCCGGTGGCAGCAGACGCTGGCATCTGCACCCGATATCCTGTATAACCGTTGTCTATATTCCAGCCTGCAGGAAAAAAAGGCGGCTTCCGCTGCCATGGCTGCACTCCACCGCTCACTTCCCTGGTCCCGCCCCCTGCCTGATAAGTGGGGAGTCTACGGTATCCTGCACCGCAGCCGCAAAGCTGCAGCACTGCTTCCTGAGACCAGGCCTTATAGCGGTTCAGGGGCTCTCAGTACTATGCTTGCCGAAAGAGAATATGGCGTATTTCTAAAGCCTATGGCAGGGTCGCACGGCAAACGCACGCTGCATGTTCTGCTCCTCAGCAGCAAAGCAGGCGGCGGAATCAGCATCCGCGGCCGCGGCGAAGCGAATGAATCCTTCCGGCATGATTTCAGAACGCCAGGTGAAGGACTGGATTGGGTTCACGGCTTCATCGGCAAGCGCCGCTATATTATACAGCCTTACCTGGACTTGACCAGCAGTGATGGCCAGCCCTTTGATGTACGTGTTCTGATGCAGAAGAACGGACGGGGTGCCTGGACATTAACCGGCATGGCCGTGCGGCTCGGCCGGCAAGGGACACTTACTTCTAACCTTCACGGCGGTGGAACAGCGGTTCCTCCACTGCCCTTTCTGCTTGCAGAGTACGGAAAGAGCGGAGCAGAGCTCCTCGAAGAGCTTGCCGCTGCAGCTGCTCTCCTGCCTCCCCTGCTGGAGGAATCCTGCGGCAGACTCGGGGAACTGGGCCTAGACTTCGGCATTGATGCCGGAGGCAGAATCTATCTGCTGGAAGCTAATTCCAAGCCAGGGCGCACGGTGTTCCGGCTGACGGGTGACCGCCGGGCTGCTAGACTCGCAACCGAGAACCCGCTGCGCTATGCGCGTCATCTGCTGCTCCATTCAGCGGCAAGCCGCATGCTTGCTACTCGGACAGCTCCGTTACAGACAGGAGAATGA
- a CDS encoding YheC/YheD family endospore coat-associated protein: MSKYKIPVQTVHSGILQENAVMLGDKSMKRLKIPAHGTIQLTFGSFRQEVTVIPVPKADSLRVNEGLARRLGWRGRPMLNASYSSGSRTLRLGPLIGVLVSRDHPDQPDRVFGQITMFCRELTNACHTQGAYVYFFTPEALETRSSSIQGWVYDEGWRKLSLPVADVINNRLTTRKVENKPSVQHFLADVKSRYGTHFFNEKFLDKTEVFEALAQDAALQRYLPESHAFNGFAVLKRMCNSYSSVFLKPVRGSLGKGILRISKEEGGYRLLSTTPLGTRKQSYPSLAKLFQSISPKMKTTRYQIQQGLHLMELGKRPVDFRALVQKNGTGKWGVTSIVARTAGSNHFVSNLARGGTLSTVREAVGKSNLPAGMKESSQVQLPRAALAIARGVETYIPAHFGELGIDLALDQSGRIWLLEVNSKPSKNDNTPLNDQKIRPSVKQMILYCRYLAGL, encoded by the coding sequence ATGTCTAAGTACAAGATCCCGGTCCAAACGGTCCACTCGGGCATCCTGCAGGAAAACGCTGTAATGCTTGGCGACAAATCCATGAAAAGGCTCAAAATACCGGCACACGGAACCATTCAGCTTACCTTCGGCTCATTCAGGCAGGAGGTCACTGTCATTCCGGTCCCCAAAGCCGACAGCCTGCGCGTAAACGAAGGGTTAGCCCGGCGGCTTGGCTGGAGAGGGCGGCCTATGCTGAATGCCTCCTACAGTTCCGGCAGCCGCACCCTGCGGCTCGGTCCGCTGATTGGAGTGCTGGTAAGCCGGGACCATCCAGACCAGCCGGACAGAGTGTTCGGACAGATCACGATGTTCTGCCGTGAGCTAACCAATGCCTGCCATACACAGGGTGCCTATGTATATTTCTTTACCCCGGAGGCGCTGGAGACACGCAGCTCTTCCATTCAGGGCTGGGTATACGATGAGGGCTGGCGGAAGCTGAGTCTTCCTGTCGCCGATGTGATCAACAATCGGCTTACCACGCGAAAGGTAGAGAACAAACCTAGCGTACAGCATTTTTTGGCGGATGTAAAATCCCGCTACGGAACGCATTTCTTCAATGAAAAGTTCCTAGACAAGACAGAGGTATTCGAAGCACTGGCACAAGATGCCGCCCTGCAGCGCTATTTGCCGGAATCCCATGCCTTTAACGGCTTCGCTGTCTTAAAGAGAATGTGCAACAGCTACTCCAGCGTATTTCTGAAACCTGTACGCGGCAGTCTCGGAAAAGGCATTCTGCGTATTTCCAAGGAAGAAGGAGGCTACCGGCTGCTGTCGACCACACCTCTTGGCACCCGTAAACAAAGCTATCCCAGTCTGGCGAAGCTGTTTCAGTCGATTTCCCCTAAGATGAAAACCACCCGGTACCAGATTCAGCAGGGCCTTCACCTGATGGAGCTTGGAAAGCGGCCGGTAGATTTCCGGGCACTGGTGCAAAAGAACGGAACCGGCAAATGGGGAGTCACCTCCATTGTCGCCCGAACCGCCGGCAGCAACCATTTTGTTTCGAATCTGGCGCGGGGCGGCACGCTCAGTACTGTCCGTGAGGCGGTCGGCAAAAGCAATCTGCCGGCAGGAATGAAGGAAAGCTCACAGGTGCAGCTGCCGCGGGCGGCACTGGCGATTGCCAGAGGTGTCGAAACTTACATTCCCGCTCACTTCGGGGAGCTGGGGATTGATCTCGCACTGGATCAGTCAGGCCGCATTTGGCTGCTGGAGGTTAACTCCAAGCCGTCCAAAAACGATAATACACCGCTTAATGACCAGAAGATCAGACCGTCCGTGAAACAAATGATTCTATATTGCCGATATCTGGCCGGGTTATAA
- a CDS encoding YlbF family regulator, with the protein MNVIDKAHELARAIKDSTEFSDISSAMKVIEADPESKRMLDNFRQSQIELQQRMMSGEMPPQEEMEKMEKLFEVLNLNLGIRRLFDAERRLSVVIEDVNKIITDSLSQMYGGQ; encoded by the coding sequence ATGAACGTAATCGACAAAGCACACGAACTGGCAAGGGCCATCAAAGATAGCACTGAGTTTTCGGATATCAGCAGTGCTATGAAGGTGATCGAAGCCGATCCCGAGAGCAAACGGATGCTGGATAATTTCCGCCAGAGCCAGATTGAGCTGCAGCAGCGGATGATGAGCGGGGAGATGCCGCCGCAAGAGGAAATGGAAAAAATGGAGAAGCTATTCGAGGTGCTGAACCTGAATCTCGGCATCCGCCGGCTGTTTGACGCAGAGCGCCGTCTTAGTGTCGTTATTGAAGATGTGAACAAAATTATTACCGACAGCCTGTCACAGATGTACGGCGGCCAGTAA
- a CDS encoding DUF2441 domain-containing protein: MKESERIVYHITTRNKMDIGQVISFDNNQKNTLYHFFFEMEQRNSKGEDFIQILHGQYTNNGFMMDKENAEVAMRYMGQTIRAIREVIVEMVRLQECPEHPSRLSCLYAAKSYEDALKWKELFDSSHRKVLQIVKLRVMGNIFEGDANLLPKEDGIPFSRKIEQAKDYWKGNIHNELPELLINGNIEVVEIIDEFSM, encoded by the coding sequence ATGAAAGAAAGCGAACGTATTGTTTATCATATTACTACCAGGAATAAAATGGATATTGGGCAAGTGATCAGCTTTGACAACAATCAAAAAAATACCTTATATCACTTCTTTTTTGAGATGGAACAGAGGAATTCCAAAGGTGAAGACTTTATTCAAATTTTGCACGGACAGTATACAAATAACGGTTTTATGATGGATAAAGAGAATGCAGAGGTAGCTATGAGATATATGGGGCAAACAATCAGAGCTATAAGAGAAGTAATCGTTGAAATGGTTAGATTACAAGAATGTCCTGAACATCCCTCACGGTTGTCGTGCTTATACGCTGCGAAGAGCTATGAAGACGCGTTGAAATGGAAAGAACTTTTTGATTCTAGTCATCGAAAAGTATTGCAGATCGTTAAACTTCGGGTTATGGGGAATATCTTTGAAGGTGACGCAAATCTTTTGCCAAAAGAAGATGGCATTCCTTTTTCCCGAAAAATTGAGCAAGCCAAAGACTATTGGAAAGGCAATATACATAACGAGCTTCCTGAGTTGCTGATAAACGGAAACATCGAGGTAGTAGAAATCATTGATGAATTCTCCATGTAA
- a CDS encoding DRTGG domain-containing protein — translation MEGQGDNITKHEQLLQHIEGLKVGTKISVRKLAKEMIVSEGTAYRAVKEAENLGIVITKERIGTVRVEKKPRNISDQLTFGDVVDIVEGHVLGGADGLNKHLHKYIIGAMKVDAMIRYIDADSLLIVGNRDDVHSLALEQGAGVLVTGGFGTSREVKALADELDLPVISSRHDTFTVASMINRAIFDRLIKKKIMLVEDILDGKPRLNTLKISNTVGELLQLSQSSGEQRFPVTDEWNRVIGIVGRRDVEELSEGQSIEKAMIRNPITAVLQTSLASAAQIMMWEGIDFLPIVDRNRKLVGSLTRREVLQSLRDVSNQPQMGETFDHLIWNGFAEERDEEGQLFFHGFITPQMATDLGTISEGVLSTLMTLSAFKAAKDITGNDYVLDNMSTYFIRPVQIEHSIIVMPKLLEISRRTCKLEIEISHNDTMVAKAVLMLQSIDHG, via the coding sequence TTGGAAGGACAAGGCGATAACATTACGAAGCATGAACAATTGCTGCAGCATATCGAAGGTCTCAAGGTTGGCACCAAAATCTCTGTCCGCAAGCTGGCGAAGGAAATGATCGTCAGTGAAGGGACCGCTTACCGCGCGGTGAAGGAGGCCGAGAATCTCGGCATCGTCATTACCAAGGAGCGGATCGGCACGGTCCGTGTGGAGAAGAAACCGCGGAATATCTCTGACCAGCTTACCTTCGGGGATGTGGTCGACATTGTCGAAGGGCATGTACTCGGCGGAGCGGACGGACTTAACAAGCATCTTCATAAATATATTATCGGCGCGATGAAGGTCGACGCCATGATCCGTTATATTGATGCCGACAGCCTGCTGATCGTGGGTAACCGCGATGATGTGCACTCGCTTGCCCTGGAGCAGGGAGCGGGGGTGCTTGTGACGGGCGGATTCGGCACCAGCCGCGAGGTTAAAGCGCTGGCGGACGAGCTGGACCTTCCGGTAATCTCCTCCAGACATGACACGTTTACAGTGGCTTCGATGATCAACCGGGCGATCTTCGACAGGCTGATTAAGAAAAAGATTATGCTCGTAGAAGACATTCTCGATGGCAAACCCCGCCTCAACACGCTGAAAATTTCCAATACCGTCGGTGAACTCCTGCAGCTGTCACAGTCCAGCGGAGAGCAGCGTTTTCCGGTAACGGATGAATGGAACCGGGTCATCGGGATTGTAGGCCGGCGTGACGTAGAGGAGCTGAGTGAGGGGCAGAGCATTGAAAAGGCAATGATCCGCAACCCGATTACGGCAGTCCTGCAGACCTCGCTGGCTTCTGCGGCGCAGATCATGATGTGGGAGGGGATCGACTTCCTGCCGATCGTGGACCGCAACCGTAAACTGGTAGGTTCGCTGACCCGGCGGGAGGTGCTGCAGAGCCTGCGCGATGTCAGCAATCAGCCGCAAATGGGGGAAACCTTTGACCATCTGATCTGGAACGGTTTTGCCGAGGAGCGGGATGAGGAAGGGCAGCTGTTTTTTCACGGCTTCATCACTCCTCAGATGGCGACGGATCTGGGAACCATTTCCGAAGGCGTGCTGTCGACGCTGATGACCCTTTCCGCCTTCAAGGCGGCCAAAGACATCACCGGGAACGACTATGTGCTGGACAACATGTCCACCTATTTCATCCGCCCGGTACAGATTGAGCATTCGATCATCGTCATGCCGAAGCTGCTGGAAATCAGCCGCCGTACCTGTAAGCTGGAAATCGAAATCAGCCACAATGATACGATGGTCGCCAAGGCAGTACTGATGCTGCAGTCGATTGATCACGGCTGA